A stretch of the Helicoverpa armigera isolate CAAS_96S chromosome 5, ASM3070526v1, whole genome shotgun sequence genome encodes the following:
- the LOC110379029 gene encoding uncharacterized protein LOC110379029 — MKVLYIFLFCVVCAQAKVTPDYFPSCKRSDPQIEKCVLNGLEAMRPHLKEGIPEVNIPALDPFTVPTLKLDRTAPNLRIKATVKQAKAYGGSDFKIEKLKLNLNNKYAGEMKITLPKLMVVANYDVRGSRLLALDINGKGRIRGNFTGITVVAKGFAKPINKENVEYLQVDKLVSKVRINHAQIAIDETERPVAAASAASFFNASPNVVLDILNPLIEETTAAVIKAFVNKVLGSIPISEVLTDDAPAA, encoded by the exons CGGACTACTTCCCATCATGCAAAAGGAGCGACCCTCAGATAGAGAAGTGCGTCCTGAACGGGCTAGAAGCCATGAGGCCGCACCTCAAGGAAGGGATACCTGAGGTGAACATCCCCGCACTGGATCCCTTCACCGTGCCCACGCTGAAGCTCGACAGAACAGCCCCCAATCTGAGGATAAAGGCTACTGTGAAGCAGGCGAAGGCTTACGGTGGAAGCGACTTCAAGATTGAAAAGCTGAA ACTGAACCTGAACAACAAATATGCTGGCGAGATGAAGATCACGCTACCCAAGCTGATGGTGGTGGCCAACTATGACGTGCGCGGCTCCCGCCTCCTCGCTCTCGACATCAACGGCAAGGGACGCATCCGAGGAAACTTCA CTGGCATCACAGTGGTTGCGAAGGGCTTCGCTAAACCCATCAACAAGGAGAACGTGGAGTACCTGCAGGTGGACAAGCTGGTCTCCAAGGTCAGGATCAACCACGCACAGATCGCCATCGATGAGACTGAGAGACCTGTTGCcg CTGCATCAGCAGCCTCATTCTTCAACGCCAGCCCCAACGTGGTCCTGGACATCTTGAACCCCCTCATCGAGGAGACGACAGCCGCCGTCATCAAGGCGTTCGTCAACAAGGTGCTGGGCAGCATACCTATATCGGAGGTGTTGACTGATGATGCACCGGCGGCTTAG